In Candidatus Bathyarchaeota archaeon, the sequence TGTCTTTAAGCCACCGATGCCCAACCTCACGACACCTTATGCAACGACACCGCAATCCCTCTTGCTCTAGCTTTTCTAAAACAAGCTGTCTGAGATTGCTCTTTTTAACTCCCGCTTCCACCAAATAAGCTGGAATATCCCGCTGGATCCGCATAATACGAACCCAGCGAGGCACAAACTTCTTCATCTTAGCTATGAGCTGAACTGCTTCTTCCGTAGAGTATGGGGTGTATTCGTCGTTCTTCCACCACTCATAAGCCTTAGTGCCTTTCAAAACAAGACATGGATAAATCTTAATCATGTCGGGCTTGAAATCCGCGTTGGTAAAAACCGTTTCAAATCCTTCTAAATCCCTTTCAAAACTGGACCCGGGCAAACCTGGCATAAGATGATAGAGCACTTTTAATCCCGAGTCTTTTAGCGTGCGTGTTGCTTCAATTACATCTTTGACCGTGTGACCTCGTTTAACGAGGCGATAGATGTCGTCATAAATGTTCTGAACTCCAAGCTCTACACGAGTAACGCCCATGGAAAGCATGTGGTCAACTTGCTTTCTCTTAGCCCAATCAGGCCTAGTTTCAACGGTGATGCCCACATTACGAATCCTGCTAGTCTCTGCAAGTTTTTTAGCCTCCTCAAGACTCCGCGTTTCAGTTTCTATCAGCGCATCTAAGCATCCATTAACGAACCCTTCCTGATAGTTTGTAGGCGTGCTTGGAAACGTGCCTCCCATAACTATCAGCTCCACCTTGTCAACCACATGACCAATCGCTTCTAGCTGTATCATGCGACTCCTGACTTGCATGTATGGGTCATATTGGTTTTGTATTCCTCTCATAGCGGCTGGCTCATGACCCGTATAGCTTTGCGGAACTCCTTGAGAAGGCCCTCCTGGACAATAGGCGCATGGAGCATCGTGAGGACAGGGCCATGGTTTCGTCATCACAGCGATTATCGTCACGCCGGAGATGGTGCGGGTGGCTTTCCTTCTCAGCACAGGCAGAAGTCTTCGCTTTTCATGTGGGTTTAGACATTGTATTAGTTCCGAGTTAGGAATAACACAAGCCAAGCCTTGCTTGCCTGCAATTTTCACTTTGATTATGTTAACGTCGTCTTTTGTGGGTTGAGGAATCTGCATCAAGGATTCGATGATCTCTCGGCAAGCTGCTCTATTCATGATAATCTCATCTGATTATGCGGTTGTCCTTTAAAATAAAGATGTAGCTACCGAGTTACTGCTTTCTGGTGTACACGATGTTGCCACTGACGATTGTCATCTCCACCTTTACATTTCTAATTTGTTCAGGTGTAATCTTGTGAGGATCCTCTGAAAGTACCACCAAGTCGGCAAGTTTGCCTTTCTCTATGGCCCCCTTAACGTCTTCTTCGAAGGAGCCATAGGCAGCATTAATAGTATATAGACATAAAGCTTCGTCGACAGTTAATCGTTCTTGTGGAAACTTTTTTCTTGCAACTGCAGCATAAATTCCTAAAATTGGGCTTACAGGTTCTACTGGAGCGTCAGAACCTCCCATTGTAATTACACCTTCTTTTAGGAGACTTTTGAACGCATAAGTCCATCTAGCTCTGGTTTCCCCTAAGCGATCTGTTATCCAAAAGTCAGAAACTACAAAATGAGGTTGCACAGATGCTATAACGCTGAGTTCTTTCATTTTCTTTATTAATTTTGGATTAAGAACAGAAACATGCTCCAATCGGTGACGATGATTCTCTTTCGGTGTCTTTCTAAGCACTTTCTTAAAGATTTTCAACACTATTTCAACTGTTCTGTCACCTATTGTGTGGATGGCTAACTGCAGATTTGCTTTGTGCGCTTTTTCTACGAATTTCTCTAGTTGTTTTTGCGAGTAAAGCAGCATTCCTTCAGTTTTCGTCGCATCCTCATAAGGTTGTCTTAATGCTGCGGTTCTTGCCCCCAGAGAGCCATCTGCCAATATTTTGACACTGCCAATCTTAATCTTGTCACTGCCAAATCCTGTTGATAAACCTAACTCGGCAAGGTTATCAAGATACCCCACAGGTATTAACAAGTAGATACGCAGTGGCAGCATATTGCGATTGCTCAATTTTTGAAGCACACGCATCTCGTTTGCTGAGTTGATTATCCAATGAGCAGTGGTTATGCCTTCCCCAACCATTCTTTGACAAGCCAATAAACATTTGTCTGCAAGGCCTTCTTCAGTGGATTTTGGCAAGATCTCATAAATGAAATTAAGAGCGTTTTCTCGTAGAATACCATTCAACTCGCCAGTCTTCGGGTCTCGGTCTATACGTCCACTCTTGGGAGGCTTGGTCTTTCTTGTGACTCCAGCAAGTTTAATAGCTTTTGAGTTAGCCACGCCAAGATGTCCGCATACTCGTAGTAAAAAAACTGGATGATTAGGTGCTGCTTTGTCAAGGTCGAAGCGTGAAGGATATCGACGTTCTGCAAGTTTGTCTTGGTCCCACCCTCTGCCGATTATCCACCCACCTTTTGGGGTTTCCTTTGCCTTTTGCTTGACTTTTTGCTGAATTTCTTTTATCGATTCTGCGTTGCGCACGTTGATTTGAGACATTACCCGCCCCAGCGATACACCGTGTACATGGGTGTCAATAAAGCCGGGAACAACCGTCTTGCCTTTAAGGTCAATTTTTTTGGTGCTTTTGCCTACATATGAAAAAATTTGCTTGTTAGTACCAACTGCCTCAAATTTGCCATGCTTTATTGCTATTGCTTGTGCTTTCAACTGCTTAGGATTCATAGGAATTATATTACCATTTACAAGAACCAAGTCAGCGTAAAGCATTAACGGAATGTATCAGGCTGCAGTGTTAAAAGGTTTGTTAGTAACGCCTTCTTCCCCAGTTCTGGCCAGCTTTTCGCTGTAGAATTATGCGCTTTTCATAGTTTCGTCTTGCCCGTCTTCTAGGAATTGCGCTCTTCTTTGGTGTGGATTGCATTTTAGGCGTTTGGCTACGTACTTTACCCGCTTTTGAAAGTGATCCGTGAGTTGGCATTTTCGCTTATCATCTCCTTTGCTGCTGAAAAATATCGTTTGGAGTCTTTTAAGCGTTTCCTAGCCTTCTTTAGACCGCTTCTTAACTTAGCCCACTTTCGAACCGCAGAAAGACAAGTCCTAAGCCTTGAACCACTTGAATATCAAGTATTGAATCTCTTTTGTCCCAAAGTCAGGTATTGCAACGATGAATCTCTTTCGCACCGTTGTGGCGAGTCTTCCAACTTTCACAATTTCAGTTGCCGTCACGTCCTCTTCGCTTTTTTTCACCGACACCATGTAAGGCGCATGTTCAATTCCCGGTCCATGCTTGTAAACGGCAAAATCGCATCCGTACTTGATGCCTGGAGTAACGATGAAGCCGTTATCTCTTAAGTCGCGGTAAACCGCATACTTTAAGTCAAATTCCTCGTAAAGCTTACGGGCTCTTCGCTTAAGCTTCTCCAACCCTACCTTCCTATTTTTTGAGCCTTCCCGCACATCTATAATTTTGTTTTCAGTAAGGTATAGTCCTTCCATAAGGTCTAGAACTAGAGGAACGTTGAACTCGGCTACTTTCGGCTTAGGTATTCCTAAAGGCTTACCGTAATATCCCATTTTATATAGCTTTGAACTCTGTGCCGAGTCCCACACGACTAGAAAATTTTCAATAAATTCGACTGTAATACGCTTACTCATTGTAATCTCAGCTTTGTTACATGGCAAAGGATAATATACGTGCTGCGTCTGAGGCATCTTCAGCTTTGTCGGCTGCGTTTTCGAGAAGTTGAGTTATGTCTTTTAAGAGCAACATTACTGGAATCTCTAGGTTGCTATTTATTATTTTTACTTCCAATTTTCTGTATATCTCGTCTACTGTTCGTTCTGCTGTTTCAACCTCTCTGGCTTTCTCCAAAGTCTTCTCAGATCCATAAGAAAGTGTTATAGCAGTTTCTCTAAGCTTTATCACGGTATCCAACGTTGCTTCTGCAAGTTTTACGAGGTCATTCTTAATGTCCGCAGGCACCTTCCATCCACGTTCCATAATAGAAAGCAGCCAAA encodes:
- the endA gene encoding tRNA-intron lyase produces the protein MTVEFIENFLVVWDSAQSSKLYKMGYYGKPLGIPKPKVAEFNVPLVLDLMEGLYLTENKIIDVREGSKNRKVGLEKLKRRARKLYEEFDLKYAVYRDLRDNGFIVTPGIKYGCDFAVYKHGPGIEHAPYMVSVKKSEEDVTATEIVKVGRLATTVRKRFIVAIPDFGTKEIQYLIFKWFKA
- a CDS encoding tRNA uridine(34) 5-carboxymethylaminomethyl modification radical SAM/GNAT enzyme Elp3 — its product is MNRAACREIIESLMQIPQPTKDDVNIIKVKIAGKQGLACVIPNSELIQCLNPHEKRRLLPVLRRKATRTISGVTIIAVMTKPWPCPHDAPCAYCPGGPSQGVPQSYTGHEPAAMRGIQNQYDPYMQVRSRMIQLEAIGHVVDKVELIVMGGTFPSTPTNYQEGFVNGCLDALIETETRSLEEAKKLAETSRIRNVGITVETRPDWAKRKQVDHMLSMGVTRVELGVQNIYDDIYRLVKRGHTVKDVIEATRTLKDSGLKVLYHLMPGLPGSSFERDLEGFETVFTNADFKPDMIKIYPCLVLKGTKAYEWWKNDEYTPYSTEEAVQLIAKMKKFVPRWVRIMRIQRDIPAYLVEAGVKKSNLRQLVLEKLEQEGLRCRCIRCREVGHRWLKDKVEPDPENIQIFSMREKASGGVDLFISAEDPGNDVLVGYLRLRIPSEDAHRPEIVAEQSSIVRELHVYGSLVPVGKHIAKAWQHKGYGAILLSEAEKLSEEEYDKQKVVVISALGTKRYYMRFGYKYDGPYMSKILEK
- a CDS encoding DUF47 family protein, which codes for MVLPVETEERVKRRALSVCQDHLRKVLEIARKVPQMVDCFAADDKDTARQVFVEIKKTEEEVDKARRIVSQELAQIGAILINREDFLRFTNLTSEIADFCEGLAFWLLSIMERGWKVPADIKNDLVKLAEATLDTVIKLRETAITLSYGSEKTLEKAREVETAERTVDEIYRKLEVKIINSNLEIPVMLLLKDITQLLENAADKAEDASDAARILSFAM
- a CDS encoding 30S ribosomal protein S30e, yielding MPTHGSLSKAGKVRSQTPKMQSTPKKSAIPRRRARRNYEKRIILQRKAGQNWGRRRY
- a CDS encoding amidohydrolase; translated protein: MNPKQLKAQAIAIKHGKFEAVGTNKQIFSYVGKSTKKIDLKGKTVVPGFIDTHVHGVSLGRVMSQINVRNAESIKEIQQKVKQKAKETPKGGWIIGRGWDQDKLAERRYPSRFDLDKAAPNHPVFLLRVCGHLGVANSKAIKLAGVTRKTKPPKSGRIDRDPKTGELNGILRENALNFIYEILPKSTEEGLADKCLLACQRMVGEGITTAHWIINSANEMRVLQKLSNRNMLPLRIYLLIPVGYLDNLAELGLSTGFGSDKIKIGSVKILADGSLGARTAALRQPYEDATKTEGMLLYSQKQLEKFVEKAHKANLQLAIHTIGDRTVEIVLKIFKKVLRKTPKENHRHRLEHVSVLNPKLIKKMKELSVIASVQPHFVVSDFWITDRLGETRARWTYAFKSLLKEGVITMGGSDAPVEPVSPILGIYAAVARKKFPQERLTVDEALCLYTINAAYGSFEEDVKGAIEKGKLADLVVLSEDPHKITPEQIRNVKVEMTIVSGNIVYTRKQ